A stretch of the Lolium perenne isolate Kyuss_39 chromosome 3, Kyuss_2.0, whole genome shotgun sequence genome encodes the following:
- the LOC139838181 gene encoding uncharacterized protein: MASNRKDDFFAELISQKPAQGISWLALGDFNQIRRARDKINGNINRSRINRFRAALQTCELKEIHLQNHRFTWSNRRANPTLCNLDAFFCNDEWDLTFDSHVLHTLSSSLSDHRALLLADDSGPRTFRFENFWLRMPSFMKVVQQAWSAPIVHVEPCQRLFHKL; the protein is encoded by the coding sequence ATGGCTTCGAATCGAAAAGACGATTTCTTCGCCGAGCTCATCTCACAGAAGCCGGCTCAAGGGATAAGTTGGCTCGCCCTTGGAGACTTCAACCAGATTCGCCGTGCGAGggacaagatcaatggcaacatcaACCGTAGCCGAATCAATCGCTTCAGGGCGGCGCTTCAAACTTGCGAGCTTAAGGAAATTCACCTCCAGAATCATCGTTTCACATGGTCAAATAGAAGGGCGAATCCTACTCTGTGTAACCTCGACGCCTTCTTCTGCAACGATGAATGGGACTTGACATTCGACTCACACGTTCTCCACACCCTATCCTCGTCCCTTTCAGATCACCGCGCCCTCCTCCTCGCCGACGATAGTGGACCACGGACATTTAGATTTGAAAACTTTTGGTTGCGCATGCCAAGTTTCATGAAGGTGGTTCAACAGGCTTGGAGTGCACCGATTGTGCATGTTGAGCCCTGTCAAAGGTTATTCCACAAGCTGTGA